The Streptomyces armeniacus genomic interval GCCGTCGATGCTGACGACGGTGACCGCGTCCGGGCCGAGCGCCAGCGGCCGTACGGCGCCGGGGTCTTCCAGCTCGGCGGGAGTGAGCTGTACGTGCCGCGCACCGTACGCGGCCAGTTGCGCGATCTGCGCAACGGCGTGGGGTTCGGCGGTGCCGACCACGAAGAGGAGCGGGCGGCGCTCGGACGGCGGGGCGGGCGGTGGCGCGGGCCGCGGCTCCGCGGCCGAGGGCTCCGGCGTACGGCCCAGTGCGGCGGCCAGGCCCGCCGAACCCAGGAGCCGGAAGTCCCGGCCGAGCAGCAGCGCCGCCGCGGCGACCGCGTCGAGGTCGGCGTCCGACTCCGCGTCCACGACAGGGTGGTGCCCGCGCTCGGCGGCGGCGGACAGCACGCGGGCGAGGGCGCGCGGCCCGGCGCGTACGGCGCCCAGCGGAACGGCCTCCGTAGGGAGCCCGGCGAGCGCCACCGCGACGGACCGCGGGGCGGGACGCGGCTCGGCGCGCCAGGCTTCGGTGCGGTGCAGCGGGACGCCGTCGAGGTGCACGACTCCCCCGCGTACGGTCCGCCCCTGCGCCGGCAGCGCCGGGGCGATGACGACGGCACGCGCGCCTTCGGCGAAGGCGGCGGTCTCGGCGGGCAGGTTGCCGCGGAGCTGCGAGTCGGCCTTCTTGAAGACCGTCTGCTCGCCGTCCCACCAGGCGTCGAGCGCCGTACGGAGCGCTGCCGCGGCCTGTTCGGGCGGCAGGGACCGGGAGTCGAGGTCGACCACGAGGGCCCGCGCCGCCCCGGCCTGTTCGCGGGCGACCGTACGCGCCGCCGTACGGGCCGCGTAAGCCGTACGGGCCGCGTAAGCCGTACGGGCCCCGTGATCCGTACGGGCCGTGCCGCCCTGGTGTGTCTCGTCGGCGGGCGCCAGGACGAGCCGGCTCGGGCGGCGCAGCGCGGCGCCGGTCTCCGCGGCGCCGGACAGGTCGTCGGCCAGTGCCAGCACGCGACGGCTCGCGGGGCGGCCACGGCCACGGGGAACGACGGACACGGACACCTCCTGGGGGCACGCCGCTCGGCGGGCGGCCTCGGCGCCGAGCATGACACACTCTGCGCGTTCTGCGCGAGACCTCTTGCGCAGAACGCGCAGACGTGCCAGCGTTCCCCGCGACGGCGACCGCCGTGTCCCGCACCGGAAGGAACCCTTCGTGAGCACCCGCATCGAGCTCCCGGACTCCCCCGTCCCGCTGTCGCGCCTGGTCCTGGGCACCATGACGTTCGGCGACACCGTCGACCGCGACGGCGCCGCCGCCATCCTGGACACGGCTCTGGACGCGGGCGTCACCGGCGTCGACACCGCCAACGGGTACGCGGGCGGCGAGAGCGAACGCATTCTCGGCGAGCTGCTTCCCGGCCGCCGCGACCGGATCGTGCTGGCCACCAAGGCCGGCATCCCGCACCCGGACCAGGCCGGGCACGCGCCGCTGTCGCGGGCGGGCCTGCGGGCCGCGCTGGAGGGCAGCCTGAAGCGCCTCGGCACCGGCCACGTGGACCTCTTCTATCTGCATCAGCCCGACCGCACGACGCCGGTACGCGAAACCCTGGCGGCCGTGGCCGAGTTCGTGGCGGAGGGCACCGTACGGGCGCTGGGCGTCTCCAACCACGCGGCGTGGCAGATCGCCGAACTCACGCGGGCGGCCGACGAGACGGGCGCGCCCCGGCCCGTGGTCGCGCAGCAGCTGCACAACCTGCTGGCACGCCGTATCGAGGAGGAGTACACCGAGTACGCCGCCACCACCGGGCTCGCCACCATGGTCTACAACCCGCTCGGCGGCGGCATGCTCACCGGCCGGCACCGCTTCGACCGGGACCCGGCGGGCGGGCGCTTCGGGGACTCCGGGCTCGCGGCGATGTACCGGCAGCGCTACTGGCATGAGGACCTGTTCGCCGCCGTCGCGCAACTCACCGGCATCGCAGGGGAGGCGGGCATCCCGCCCGCCGAACTCGCCCTGCGGTGGCTGCTCGACCGCCCCTCCACCGACGCCCTGCTGCTCGGCGGCTCCACGACGGGCCACCTGCGCGCGAACCTCGCCGCCGCCCAGGCGGGCCCGCTGCCCGCCGACGTCACCGCCGCCTGCGACGAGGTCGGCGCGCGGCTCCGCGGCCCGATGCCCGCGTACAACCGCTGACCCCGCCGCACCCCCCGTCCTCCCCGTCAACACCTCGCTGCCCGTCTGGCCCGCCGAGTTCTGCGCGCGGCTCGCCGCCGGGCCCCGGCTCGTCATGCGCTACGACCTCCGCGACACCGGCCGTTCCACCGCCACCGACCCGGACGCGCCGCCGTACGTGCTCCGCGACCTGGTCGCGGACGCCGCCGGGCTGATCGGCGCGCTCGGGCTGCGGCGAGACGGAGACCGGTCCGGCCGCCGTAGGACTTGCGCAGCCCGAGGGGCGGGATCGCCCCCGCGCCCCCACGCGCCGCCGCGATCTCGGCCCTCGGCCTGCGCAAGTCGTACGGCGGCCGGACCGTGCTCGACGGCGTCGATCTGCGCGTGCCCGAGGGAACGGTCTTCGCGCTCCTCGGGCCCGACGGCGCCGGCAAGACCACCACGGTGCGCATACTCTCCACGCTGACCGCCGCCGACGAGGGCGAGGCGCAGATCGCGGGTCACGATCTGGCCCGTGAACCCGCGGACGTACGGGAGGCGATCGGCGTCACCGGCCAACTCCCGGCGGTGGACCGGCTCCTCACGGCCGAGGAGAACCTGCTCTTCATGGCGGACCTGCACCACCTCCCGCGCGCCGAGGGCCGCCGCCGTGCCGCGGACCTGCTGCGGCGCTTCGCGCTGGGCTCGGCGGCGAGTTCGCCGGCGGGCACGTTCCCGGACGGGATGCGGCGCAGGCTGGACTTCGCGATGACACTCGTCGGCGCCCCGCGGGTGCTGTTCCTCGACGAGCCGACGACCGGGCTCGACCCGCTGAGCCGCCGTACGGTGTGGGAGGCCGTACGCGGTCTCGTCGCGGAGGACGGTGTGACGGTGTTCCTGACGACGCAGTATCCGGAGGAGGCCGACCAACTCGCGGACCACATCGCCGTACTGGACCGGGGCAGGGTCGTCGCCGAGGGCGGCCCGGAGGAGTTGCGGCGGCGGGTGCCGGGCGGTCACATCCGGCTGCAGTTCGCGGACACGGAGGCGCTCGACTCGGCTGCCGCGCTGTTCGGCGCCGTGGTGAGCGACCCGGAGCAGCTCACCCTCCAGGTGCCGAGCGACGGCGGCTTCCAGATCCTGCGGGCAGTGCTCGACGTCCTGGACGACGCGGGGCTCCGGGCGGAGGCCCTCACCGTGTACACCCCGGGCCTCGACGACGTCTTCGCCGCCCTCACCGGCCAGCCCGCACCGCGGTCCAGCTCGCAGCCCAGCCCGCGGCCGGTCGCCCGGCAGCCCGCCGACTCCCGCCAGGAGAGCGCCTGATGACGACCCGCGCCCGTACCCGGCGGCTGTACGGCGTCCATGCCCTGGCCGACACGGTGACGATGCTGCGGCGCAGCCTCAGACACGCGTGGCGCTCCCCCTCGATGACGCTGACGGTCGTCGGGATGCCGGTCGTGACGCTGCTCCTGTTCACGTACGTCCTGGGCGGCGCCCTGGGCGACGGGATCGGCGGCCCGTACGCGCGCGGCGGCGCGTACGTCGACTACGTCGCCCCCGGCATCATCCTCACCGCCGCCACCGCGGGCGCGCTCGTGACGGCCGTCGCCGTCTGCGTCGACGTGACGGACGGCCTCGGCGACCGCTTCCGTACGATGGCGATTTCCCGCGCCTCGTTCCTTACGGGGCATGTCGTGGGCAGCCTCGTACAGACGCTGCTCAGCGTCCTGCTGGTGCTGGCCGTCGCGGTGCTCGCGGGCTTCCGGCCGGACGCGACGCCGGTCGAGTGGCTGGCCGCGTTCGGCGTACTCACCCTGCTCACCCTCGCGTTGACGTGGCCGGCCGCCCTGGTCGGCCTGGTGGCGCGTACGCCCGAGACGGCGAGCAACGTGCCGATGCCGGTGCAGTTCCTGCCGTTCCTCGGCAGCGCGGTCGTACCGCCGGAGACGATGCCGGCGGGCCTGCGCTGGTTTGCCGAGTACCAGCCCTTCACCCCCGCCACCGACACCCTGCGCGGGCTGCTCACGGGGACGGCCGTCGGCGGCAGCGCGCTCGCCGCGGTGGCCTGGTGCGGCGGCCTGGCGGCGGTGGGGTACGTGTGGGCGCGGTCGGCGTTCGACCGGGGGGCGGGGCGGCGGGGGGTGCCGGAGGCGCGGGGCGGGCCGGGCGTACCCGGTGGGCCGGGTGGACCGGGTGGACCGGGCTACGAGGGCTGAGCGGGACGGCCCGCCCCGTCCGGCTGCTGCACGGCGATCGGCTGGATACGCGCACCGGTCCGCCGCAGATGCTCCGCGTAGTCCTGGGTGTTCAGGGCCAGCGAACGGTCCAGCCGGGCGGCGTTGAAGAAGATCTCGGGGTGCTCCAGCAGCCCGGGGTCGACGATGAGTTCGAGGCTCGGATGGAAGCTGAACGGCAGGATGGTGCCGCTGGCACTTCCGGACAGCTCCTCGGCCCGCTCGGGTGTGGCGAAGGACGCGTATGTCCCGTCCGCCAGGACTTTCAGCCCGTTCAGATCGACGCGCGCGTCGCCGGGGACGACGGCGAGGAAGTAACGCTTGGTGCGCTTGCCGGTCTTCACCATGACGACAAGGCACTTGGCCGCGTGCGCCACGGGGTGCCCCCGGTGGCCGCTGACGACCTCGGTACGGCCTTCGGGTTCGTGGTCGAGCACGCGGTAGCGGGCACCGTGCGCGTCGAGCAGCGCAAGGAGCCGCGCGTACGCGTCGCCGTCGCCGGTCTCCCCTTCGTCGGTCGCGGCGGGGGACAGGTGTTCCTGGGGCACGCTCACCATCCTTCGTCGAACATCCTCTTGACCTCGGCGATGCGCTGCTCGTCACGCTGGTAGAAGGTCCACTGCTTGATCTTCTTGGCGCGCAGCAGCCCCGCTCCGGTCAGCAGCCGGAGATGCACGCTGGCCGTCGGCTGACTCACGCCGAGCTTCTCGGCGATGAGCACGGAACACACCCCGTCCTCCACGAGATCCCCGTCCCGCTGCGGCGCGAAGTGCGCTGCGGGATCCCGCAGCCACTCCAGCACCGCCAGCCGCTTCTCACTGCCCAGTGCCTTCAGCACGCTCACGTCCATCACTTAGTCAGTTTGCTAACTGGCTAAGTGATCCGTCAAGGGGCCCCCAGCGCTCGCTCGCCGGACGGCACCGCTGCGGGCCTGTCCGTGCCCGTGCCCGGCGCGGGGCGCGGTCGCGGCGTACGGGCTGGGGGTGCGAGTCTCTGGGGCAGCCGTCGGTGCGCGGAGCGCCGGCAGACGGGAGGGGCGGCGTATGAGGGGAGCGTCGATGCGAGGCCGGCTGCGGGCCGCTGCGAGCAGTGCCGGCGGGGTGGCGCTGTTCCTCGCCGCGTGCACCGCCGCGGCGGTCTACGGTGACACCATCTGGCGCACCATGGCGCCGAGTTGGCCGGGCGGCGGGCACGGATTCGCCGCCGCTGCCGGGTTCGCGCTCATCGTGTCCTGGAGTACGGCGGGGCTGGCCTTCCGCAGCGCGGTGAAGCTGGGGAGGCCGCTGTCCCGGCAGGCGGTCGCGTACTGGTGCGTGTCGGCCACGGCAACGGCGGTCGCCGTACTGCCCACCGTCACGCTCGCGATATTCGTGCCCGGTCGCAACGGCATGTTCCTCGGCTCCGTTCACCGGGGCGAGCCGATGTGGGTGGAGGCGCACTGGGAGGTGTGCCTGTCCCTCCTGGCCGGTCTGGGAGTCGGCGCGGCCCTCATGGCCGTCGTGGCGCTGGTCACGAAGCCGGGGGCGACCGGACGCCGACGCCGTGAGCCGACGGGGCCCTAGGCCTGCGGCCACACCGCCGGCCGTCGGGTCGCCCTACGGCTCCGAGTCCGGCGTCCGCTTCACCTGACGGGCCGGCGGGCCGGGGGCCGGGGAGGCCGGGGGCGGGCGAAGTAGTTGCTCGTCGGCTTGGCGTTGCCGAGCAGGACGCCGCTGAGCAGGACGACGAAGGCGACAGCGGCGGCCTGCGCCATGACCAGCCAGCCGTCCGAGTCGGGGTCCCAGGTGAAGACCATGTTGACCACGAGCAGGCAGGAGAACCCGAAGAGGGTGTTGTAGGTGTGCGCCGCCCAGAGATCCGTCTTCGGCTTGCCGCTGAGCATGCGAATGCCGGAACGCAGCACGAGGATGCCCATCAGCACGCCCAGCGTGCAGAACATGTACCCCAGGACGGCGCCGAAGACCCTGTTGTGGCCGGGCGGGGCGGCATCCATCCACGCCCAGCTCTGGTAGATGCCGAAGGCGGATCCGCCTGCCATTGCCGGGCCGACGACCAGCGCGTGGGCGATGAAGGCAATGACGGTGACAGGTCTGTGCCGTCCGGTGGTCCGCGCGGGCGGCGCGCCGTCGTAAGGATTGCGGGGTGCGGGGTTGGCCATGATCGCTCCTGGGTCAGCTGCTGCGTTCCGGTCGGTCGGCGCTCGCAGGCCCCCGACGTCACGGATCTCTGCACTTCACGCCCCCTGGGCCCCG includes:
- a CDS encoding four-carbon acid sugar kinase family protein, with the translated sequence MSVVPRGRGRPASRRVLALADDLSGAAETGAALRRPSRLVLAPADETHQGGTARTDHGARTAYAARTAYAARTAARTVAREQAGAARALVVDLDSRSLPPEQAAAALRTALDAWWDGEQTVFKKADSQLRGNLPAETAAFAEGARAVVIAPALPAQGRTVRGGVVHLDGVPLHRTEAWRAEPRPAPRSVAVALAGLPTEAVPLGAVRAGPRALARVLSAAAERGHHPVVDAESDADLDAVAAAALLLGRDFRLLGSAGLAAALGRTPEPSAAEPRPAPPPAPPSERRPLLFVVGTAEPHAVAQIAQLAAYGARHVQLTPAELEDPGAVRPLALGPDAVTVVSIDGGQGVRPSAAPTLAAALARTVADAAGGADLVLTGGETARRVLDALGVRELTPLAEIHPGAVHALAPDGRSVVTRPGSHGGRDSLRTIAAALRPAPVPAPAPGPPPPPSAVSEPNPPNPPHSARQFSPQHESPSHNGPPHDGPPQHSPPQDTPVPSPVAPSGDTT
- a CDS encoding aldo/keto reductase — its product is MSTRIELPDSPVPLSRLVLGTMTFGDTVDRDGAAAILDTALDAGVTGVDTANGYAGGESERILGELLPGRRDRIVLATKAGIPHPDQAGHAPLSRAGLRAALEGSLKRLGTGHVDLFYLHQPDRTTPVRETLAAVAEFVAEGTVRALGVSNHAAWQIAELTRAADETGAPRPVVAQQLHNLLARRIEEEYTEYAATTGLATMVYNPLGGGMLTGRHRFDRDPAGGRFGDSGLAAMYRQRYWHEDLFAAVAQLTGIAGEAGIPPAELALRWLLDRPSTDALLLGGSTTGHLRANLAAAQAGPLPADVTAACDEVGARLRGPMPAYNR
- a CDS encoding ATP-binding cassette domain-containing protein; this encodes MRSPRGGIAPAPPRAAAISALGLRKSYGGRTVLDGVDLRVPEGTVFALLGPDGAGKTTTVRILSTLTAADEGEAQIAGHDLAREPADVREAIGVTGQLPAVDRLLTAEENLLFMADLHHLPRAEGRRRAADLLRRFALGSAASSPAGTFPDGMRRRLDFAMTLVGAPRVLFLDEPTTGLDPLSRRTVWEAVRGLVAEDGVTVFLTTQYPEEADQLADHIAVLDRGRVVAEGGPEELRRRVPGGHIRLQFADTEALDSAAALFGAVVSDPEQLTLQVPSDGGFQILRAVLDVLDDAGLRAEALTVYTPGLDDVFAALTGQPAPRSSSQPSPRPVARQPADSRQESA
- a CDS encoding ABC transporter permease gives rise to the protein MTTRARTRRLYGVHALADTVTMLRRSLRHAWRSPSMTLTVVGMPVVTLLLFTYVLGGALGDGIGGPYARGGAYVDYVAPGIILTAATAGALVTAVAVCVDVTDGLGDRFRTMAISRASFLTGHVVGSLVQTLLSVLLVLAVAVLAGFRPDATPVEWLAAFGVLTLLTLALTWPAALVGLVARTPETASNVPMPVQFLPFLGSAVVPPETMPAGLRWFAEYQPFTPATDTLRGLLTGTAVGGSALAAVAWCGGLAAVGYVWARSAFDRGAGRRGVPEARGGPGVPGGPGGPGGPGYEG
- a CDS encoding YbaK/EbsC family protein — its product is MSPAATDEGETGDGDAYARLLALLDAHGARYRVLDHEPEGRTEVVSGHRGHPVAHAAKCLVVMVKTGKRTKRYFLAVVPGDARVDLNGLKVLADGTYASFATPERAEELSGSASGTILPFSFHPSLELIVDPGLLEHPEIFFNAARLDRSLALNTQDYAEHLRRTGARIQPIAVQQPDGAGRPAQPS
- a CDS encoding ArsR/SmtB family transcription factor — its product is MDVSVLKALGSEKRLAVLEWLRDPAAHFAPQRDGDLVEDGVCSVLIAEKLGVSQPTASVHLRLLTGAGLLRAKKIKQWTFYQRDEQRIAEVKRMFDEGW